A stretch of the Capsicum annuum cultivar UCD-10X-F1 chromosome 8, UCD10Xv1.1, whole genome shotgun sequence genome encodes the following:
- the LOC107839347 gene encoding bifunctional fucokinase/fucose pyrophosphorylase, protein MERKYNIRSRGKADLAGILRKSWYHLRLSVRHPARVPTWDAIVLTAASPEQAQLYEWQLKRAKRMGRIADSTVTLAVPDPDGQRIGSGAATLHAILELAKHYQEISLDSQCGSSQMKEPSSSYIYLIAKKHVLLLHAGGDSKRVPWANPMGKVFLPLPYLAADDQDGPVPLLFDHILAIASCARQAFENEGGMLTMTGDVLPCFDASIMVLPKDASCIVTVPITLDIASNHGVIVAAKSGISNDTYSLNLVENLLQKPCLDELVRHQAILDDGRTLLDTGIIAVRGQAWLNLVKLACSSQSMISELLEKKKEMSLYEDLVAAWVPAKHEWLRSRPLGDELVNKLGEQEMFSYCAYDLLFLHFGTSSEVLDHMSETGAGLVGRRHLSSIPATNVSDIAASAIILSSKIEPGVSIGEDSLIYDSFISGGIQIGSQSIVVGIHVPAASDMTEKVPFRFMLPDRHCFWEVPLVERTERVIVYCGIHDNPKILLSNGTFCGKPWRKVLDDLGIQDTDLWTSEKTREKCLWNAKIFPVLPYFEMLTLASWLMGLDNQRNETLCSSWKRSQRISLEELHRSINFPQICLGSSNHQADLASGIVNACLNFGLLGRNLSQLLQEILQKESTGIEVCKGFLSRCPKLQAQNSAILPKSRAYQVHADLLRACGNEEMALEAQQKVWASVADETASAVRYGFKENLAGSSSWFSITANPGNTNGCCGESFHHKTVKIELPVRVDFVGGWSDTPPWSLERAGCVLNMAITLENSLPVGTVIETEKGTGIFVSDDVGNQLSIEDLSSISLPFETSDPFRLVKSALLVTNVIHAKILQSVALRIRTWANVPRGSGLGTSSILAAAVVKGLLRITDGDESNENVARLVLVLEQLMGTGGGWQDQIGGLYAGIKFTTSFPGIPLRLQVIPLLASSQLIKELQQRLLVVFTGQVRLAHQVLHKVVTRYLQRDNLLVSSIKRLAELAKIAREALMNCDIDALGDIMLEAWRLHQELDPFCSNEFVDKLFAFCDRYCCGYKLVGAGGGGFALLLAKSAESAEELSSSLTNSSDFDVKIYGWKIFLEN, encoded by the exons ATGGAAAGGAAGTACAATATCAGAAGCCGAGGGAAAGCAGACTTAGCCGGTATATTACGGAAATCGTGGTATCATTTAAGGTTGTCGGTACGACATCCGGCGAGGGTTCCGACATGGGACGCAATCGTGCTTACGGCGGCGAGCCCTGAACAAGCTCAGCTCTATGAATGGCAGCTTAAGCGAGCTAAACGCATGGGTCGGATTGCTGATTCCACCGTTACCCTTGCTGTTCCTGATCCCGATGGCCAGCGAATCGGTTCTGGTGCTGCAACTCTTCATGCCATTTTGGAACTTGCTAAACATTATCAAGAAATTTCTCTCGATTCTCAG TGCGGAAGTTCTCAGATGAAAGAACCTTCTTCATCATATATCTACTTGATTGCCAAAAAACACGTCTTATTGCTTCATGCTGGAGGTGATTCTAAAAGGGTACCATGGGCAAATCCTATGGGGAAAGTGTTTCTCCCACTTCCTTATTTGGCAGCTGATGACCAAGACGGACCAGTTCCCCTGCTCTTTGATCACATCCTTGCTATTGCATCTTGTGCAAGACAAGCTTTTGAGAATGAAG GTGGAATGCTTACAATGACCGGAGATGTTCTTCCTTGTTTTGACGCCTCAATTATGGTTCTGCCAAAGGATGCGTCCTGTATTGTGACCGTCCCTATTACTCTGGACATTGCTTCCAATCATGGTGTTATAGTGGCAGCAAAATCTGGGATTTCAAATGATACCTATTCCCTCAACTTGGTGGAGAATCTGCTTCAGAAACCTTGCTTGGATGAGCTTGTCAGACACCAAGCTATTCTGGATGATGGTAGAACATTGCTTGATACTGGAATAATAGCAGTTAGAGGTCAGGCATGGTTAAATCTGGTAAAACTTGCGTGTTCGAGCCAATCAATGATCTCAGAACTtctggaaaagaaaaaagag ATGAGTTTGTATGAAGACCTTGTAGCTGCTTGGGTACCAGCAAAGCACGAATGGTTGCGATCCCGCCCTTTGGGTGATGAACTTGTAAACAAATTGGGAGAACAAGAGATGTTCAGCTATTGTGCTT ATGATCTATTATTCTTACATTTTGGAACATCTAGTGAAGTTCTGGACCACATGAGTGAAACTGGTGCTGGACTTGTTGGTCGGAGGCACCTGTCTTCTATTCCCGCAACCAATGTCTCTGATATTGCTGCCTCAGCTATTATCCTTTCCAGTAAAATAGAGCCGGGAGTCTCTATAGGAGAAGACTCTCTCATTTATGATTCCTTCATTTCAGGTGGTATACAGATTGGTTCCCAGTCTATTGTTGTTGGTATTCATGTGCCAGCAGCCAGTGATATGACAGAAAAGGTTCCATTCAGATTTATGCTTCCAGACCGCCACTGCTTTTGGGAGGTTCCTTTAGTGGAACGCACAGAGAGAGTTATCGTGTACTGTGgcatccatgataacccaaagaTTCTACTCTCAAATGGTACCTTTTGTGGGAAACCCTGGAGGAAGGTTTTAGATGATCTAGGCATTCAAGATACTGATCTGTGGACCTCAGAGAAAACTCGGGAAAAATGCTTATGGAATGCCAAAATATTCCCTGTTCTTCCGTACTTTGAAATGCTCACTTTGGCATCATGGTTAATGGGCTTGGACAACCAAAGAAATGAAACCCTGTGTTCATCATGGAAGAGGTCCCAGCGGATCAGTTTGGAGGAGTTGCATAGATCCATCAACTTTCCACAGATCTGTTTAGGTTCGAGTAATCATCAGGCTGATTTAGCTTCAGGGATTGTCAATGCTTGCCTTAACTTTGGCTTACTTGGCCGCAACTTAAGTCAGTTATTGCAAGAGATTCTTCAAAAGGAATCAACTGGAATTGAAGTTTGCAAAGGATTTCTATCCCGCTGCCCAAAGCTTCAAGCTCAAAATTCAGCAATCCTTCCTAAGAGCAGGGCATATCAAGTTCATGCTGATCTTCTACGAGCATGCGGCAATGAAGAGATGGCACTTGAAGCTCAGCAAAAAGTATGGGCTTCCGTTGCTGATGAAACTGCTTCTGCTGTGAGATACGGGTTCAAAG AAAACTTAGCAGGGTCTTCCAGTTGGTTTTCTATCACAGCAAATCCTGGTAATACTAATGGTTGTTGTGGTGAATCTTTCCACCATAAGACGGTGAAGATTGAACTACCAGTTCGAGTGGATTTTGTTGGGGGTTGGAGTGATACACCTCCTTGGAGTTTAGAGCGTGCTGGTTGTGTTCTGAACATGGCAATAACATTAGAAAATTCTCTTCCTGTTGGCACAGTCATAGAGACAGAAAAAGGGACTGGGATATTTGTTAGTGATGATGTTGGAAACCAGTTATCAATTGAAGATCTATCATCTATTTCCCTTCCATTTGAAACCAGTGATCCATTTCGGCTTGTAAAATCTGCATTGCTTGTAACCAATGTTATCCATGCAAAGATCCTTCAATCAGTGGCCTTGCGAATTAGGACTTGGGCCAATGTTCCTAGGGGTAGTGGCTTGGGAACTTCCAGCATCTTAGCAGCAGCCGTTGTTAAAGGGCTTTTACGTATTACTGATGGAGACGAAAGTAACGAAAATGTCGCAAGACTTGTTTTAGTCCTAGAACAGCTCATGGGCACAGGAGGTGGTTGGCAAGATCAAATTGGAGGTCTATATGCTGGCATTAAATTTACTACAAGTTTTCCTGGAATACCGCTGCGGCTTCAAGTCATTCCCCTCTTGGCTTCTTCGCAGTTAATAAAGGAGTTGCAGCAACGGCTCCTTGTAGTTTTCACTGGTCAA GTCCGACTTGCACACCAAGTGCTGCATAAGGTGGTTACTCGTTACCTTCAAAGAGACAACCTGCTTGTTTCGAGTATCAAGCGCCTCGCTGAACTTGCAAAGATTGCTAGAGAAGCTTTAATGAATTGCGACATTGATGCCCTTGGGGACATAATGCTGGAGGCATGGAGATTGCATCAGGAGCTTGATCCTTTCTGCAGCAATGAGTTTGTTGATAAGCTTTTCGCATTTTGCGATCGCTATTGCTGTGGTTACAAGCTTGTAGGTGCAGGTGGTGGGGGTTTCGCCTTGTTATTGGCAAAAAGTGCCGAGTCAGCTGAGGAACTGAGTAGTTCACTCACGAATAGTTCTGATTTTGATGTGAAAATCTATGGTTGGAAAATCTTCTTGGAGAACTAG